In Solanum pennellii chromosome 7, SPENNV200, the following are encoded in one genomic region:
- the LOC107025981 gene encoding uncharacterized protein LOC107025981 → MQYKLVMATEEVAEHGGDHRKHHLILSNLERTIKEEEQAERELDVNELSQLCQLHGKGIPASRGLDQRKATAEICEFDDDGSGQLAEKCKTMCQQADHFRCYK, encoded by the coding sequence TCATGGCGACGGAGGAAGTGGCGGAGCACGGCGGCGATCACCGGAAACACCATCTGATATTATCGAACCTCGAACGGACGATTAAAGAAGAAGAGCAAGCTGAACGAGAACTCGATGTGAACGAATTGTCGCAGTTGTGTCAATTACACGGCAAAGGTATTCCGGCGAGTCGAGGGTTAGATCAGAGGAAAGCTACGGCGGaaatttgtgaatttgatgATGACGGGTCGGGTCAATTAGCTGAGAAATGTAAAACTATGTGTCAACAAGCTGATCACTTTAGGTGTTACAAGTGA